In the genome of Sphingobacteriales bacterium, one region contains:
- a CDS encoding four helix bundle protein: MTTMMQITELEVWKASVELAKRSFQIAAHFGEEGNSGLAVLLRRTVANIPANISIAASRKHGRESLKHLFRARDLIYEVESHVYLANRLGYISDEVLNEMIELLNTSKKLLFGFIKYYKRANYNDSKYRKSGRSRGPKKEEDLIIDEEDDEEIEEFDEDDEEEM; the protein is encoded by the coding sequence ATGACGACAATGATGCAAATTACTGAGCTTGAAGTTTGGAAAGCGTCTGTAGAATTGGCCAAAAGGTCATTTCAGATTGCTGCCCATTTCGGTGAAGAAGGAAATTCCGGATTGGCTGTATTGTTACGCAGAACAGTAGCCAACATTCCCGCTAATATATCCATAGCTGCAAGCCGTAAACATGGCAGGGAATCGCTCAAACATCTTTTTCGTGCACGCGATCTCATCTATGAAGTCGAATCCCATGTTTATCTGGCCAACCGCCTGGGCTACATCTCCGATGAAGTTTTAAACGAAATGATTGAGCTACTCAACACTTCCAAAAAACTGCTCTTTGGATTCATCAAGTATTACAAGAGAGCCAACTACAACGACAGCAAATACAGAAAATCAGGAAGATCAAGAGGTCCCAAAAAAGAAGAAGACCTGATCATTGACGAAGAAGATGATGAGGAAATCGAAGAATTTGATGAGGATGACGAAGAGGAGATGTAA
- the gcvT gene encoding glycine cleavage system aminomethyltransferase GcvT, with protein sequence MKTTALTEKHIALGAKMVPFAGFNMPVYYTGIIEEHNAVRNNTGIFDVSHMGEFKVTGPDALHFLQYITSNDVSKLFPGKVQYSCFPNDQGGIVDDLLVYKIADDDYLLVVNAANIDKDWEWVNKHKAKYNVKLENISDEIAQVAVQGPNSAAVLQPYTDHPLSDMAYYTFFIGKFAGIDHVIVSTTGYTGSGGFEIYTKNEDMPKIWDLFFKDAEKTGLKPIGLGARDTLRLEAGFCLYGNDINDTTSPIEAGLGWITKFSKDFIMKDYHQKLATEGVSKKLCGIELIDKGIARQHCEILNENNEVIGEITSGTNSPYTGKSIAMGYVKTPWSTPGTEIYISVRNKLLKAVIVKMPFFNKS encoded by the coding sequence ATGAAAACAACAGCATTAACCGAAAAACACATTGCCCTCGGTGCAAAAATGGTCCCTTTTGCCGGATTCAATATGCCGGTTTATTATACCGGAATTATTGAAGAGCATAATGCAGTGAGAAACAACACAGGCATTTTTGATGTTTCCCACATGGGTGAATTTAAAGTTACCGGACCCGATGCCTTACATTTTCTTCAGTACATTACCTCCAATGACGTGTCAAAACTGTTCCCCGGAAAAGTACAGTACAGTTGTTTCCCGAACGATCAGGGAGGAATCGTTGACGACCTGCTGGTCTATAAAATAGCGGATGACGACTATCTGCTGGTGGTTAATGCCGCCAATATTGACAAAGACTGGGAGTGGGTCAACAAACATAAGGCAAAATACAACGTTAAACTTGAGAACATTTCTGATGAAATCGCACAGGTGGCAGTTCAGGGGCCTAATTCAGCTGCCGTATTACAGCCCTACACCGACCATCCTTTATCCGACATGGCATATTATACTTTTTTCATCGGAAAATTTGCCGGAATCGACCATGTGATCGTATCCACCACCGGTTATACCGGTTCAGGCGGTTTTGAAATTTACACAAAAAATGAAGATATGCCCAAAATATGGGATTTATTTTTCAAAGATGCAGAAAAAACAGGACTGAAGCCCATCGGCCTTGGTGCCAGAGATACCCTTCGTCTGGAAGCCGGATTTTGCCTTTATGGAAACGACATTAACGACACCACCTCCCCTATTGAAGCGGGTTTAGGCTGGATCACCAAATTCAGCAAAGACTTTATCATGAAAGATTATCATCAGAAACTGGCCACAGAGGGAGTAAGCAAAAAACTTTGTGGTATTGAACTGATTGACAAAGGGATTGCCCGTCAGCACTGTGAAATTCTGAATGAAAATAATGAAGTGATCGGAGAAATAACCTCCGGCACCAATTCGCCTTATACGGGAAAAAGCATTGCCATGGGTTATGTAAAAACACCCTGGTCAACACCCGGTACTGAAATATATATTTCTGTCAGAAACAAATTACTCAAAGCTGTTATAGTCAAAATGCCATTTTTTAATAAATCCTAA